The Methanoregula sp. UBA64 region GCGATGCCCGGCTCCAGTACCTGGGCGGTGCCCGGCCGGTGGCAGATCTCGAAAAACTGGTGGACGAGAAAAAGTTCCAGCTCGCGTTTGCCATGCAGCCGGTCCGGGTGGGAACGGTCCTTTCCATTGCCGATGCCGGCGGGATCATGCCGCCCAAGTCCACGTGGTTCGAGCCAAAGCTCTTGAGCGGGCTTGTCATCCACTCGTTCGCATAAGCGGACGATCCAAACCGTATCCATTTATCATTTTTGCAGGCGGAGGGGATATGATATGATCACCCTCGCACTCCCCAAGGGCAGCCTCGAAGCGCAGACACTCCAGCTTTTCAAGGAGGCCGATCTCGAAGTCAGGCGCACCGACCGCGACTATAACCCGGCAATAGCCGATTCCCGGATCGGGAAGGTAAAGATCCTCCGCCCGCAGGAGATCCCGACCTACGTGGACAAGGGCTACTTCGATCTCGGGATCTCGGGCCTCGACTGGGTCCGCGAGACGAAATCGGACGTGGTCGAAGTCGCGGCCCTTACGTACAGCAAGACCGGCGAGGGCAACGTGAAGATCGTGATCGCGGTCCACCGCGACGAGCCGATCAATGATGCTTCAGAGATCCGGCCCGGGAGCAAAGTGACGACCGAGTATCCCGAGCTCACGAAGCAGTTCTTTGAGGAAAAAAAGATCCCGGTGCAGCTCTTCCACTCGTTTGGGGCATCGGAGGCAAAGGTGCCGGACCTCATGGACGTGGTCGTGGACTTAACCGAGACGGGGACAACGCTCCGGAAGAACGGCCTTAAGATCATCGGCCAGATCATGGAGTCGCACACGGTGATCATTGCAAACAGGGCGGCGTGGGCAGACCCGGAGAAGCGCCGCGAGATCGAGGAGATAAAATCCCTGCTCTTTGGCGTGCTCGAAGCCCGGCACAAGGTGCTCCTTACCATGAACGTCCCGACCGCGGCGCTCGAAAAGATCGTTGCCGCCCTTCCCGCCATGAAGAAGCCGACCGTGAGCCGGCTCCACGGGATCGAGTACTACAGCGTCCAGACGGTCGTGCAGAAGGGTTCGGTAAACGAGCTGATCCCGAAGCTCAAGCGGTGCGGGGCTGAGGATATCTTAGAGATTCCGATAGCAAAGATTGTGGCGTGAGGGGGACCGGCGGAATATTCCCTGCCGGTTATCGATAAAAAAAATCCCCTCCCCCGGTGCGGTAGATCCTCCGGGTACGTAAAAGAACAATTATATCCATTTACCCGTCTATAGGCCAATAATGAAAAGAATGCACCTTGCAATCCTGGTTGTAGCGGTAGTCAGCCTTGCCGTAACAGGAGGAATTGGTGTACTCTGGCTGCTGAACCCGTCAGGCCAGCCTCATACCGTTGATGTAAACGGCACCGGGCCCGTTAATGAAGGATTCAGACAGGTGTTCACGAGTCCCGGGGAGGATCACTTCTCGCTCGAAGAAGCGGACTCTGTCGTTGCCGTTAGCCCGGAGCAGGCCAATGCCAGCCGGCAGCACTATCCGGTCTATTACGTCAGGGGGCGGAACGTAAATAATTCCGGATACGCAGAGCAGTGGATCCTTGGAATCCGCGAGGGACAGAACGTGACCCTGATGACCTACGATCGTACCGGAGCCGGCTCAGTCCCCTGGCAGGGGGACAAGCTGCCGGATCAGGAGATCGATCTCGCCGGCATCGTGTCGCCCGGGGATGTTATGAAGATCGTACACTCAGGAAACCAGACCCTGACAGGAGACGCCGAACTTGAGATTTCCCGGGGGATATACACGGTTACGGGGCCATCCGGTTCGCACCCCCGGGAATATAGTATCAACGCAACCACGGGGGATGTGATCGCCACCCATGACTGACGATGCCGGTAACCTCTCGATCGATTTCCTGGCCGGTTTTACCATCTTTCTCATTGCATTCATCTATATCGCGACCCTGATCCCGGGCCTTTTTATTGGTCTCCAGAGCCGGACTGTCGATTACGATGCGGTGGCCTACCGGACGGGCGTTATTCTCGTGGAAGATCCCGGGATGCCGTACAATCCCGCATGGGAGACGCTCGCGGATTCCCATAAGGGGGACATGTTAAGGTTCGGCCTTGCCGTATCCAAAGACTCCCCCAACATCCTTTCGTCGCAGAAAGTGGATCGATTCTTCTGCAGGACCTGGTCCTACCCGGACGATTACCGGTCGCGGGTAATTTTCGGGGATTATCCGTATCTGTTCAATATCTCTTTCCAGCAGGCGGGATCGAATCTCACGCGATCGATTGGCGACAACCCGCCGGACGAGTACGGGTACATCCGAAGGGTGGTGAAAGTGAAAGGGAACAGCAATGCCTCGATAGATGACTCCAAAATCAGGGCATATATGTTCAATTCAAGCGATAACGTCACGACCGATGTTTTCTCTATCCACCTGAACTTCACGAACCTGCTGGGGGATGAACCAGACCCGGCGTACCAGATTAATCCTTACAACGATCAGATCATGGTCAACATCAGCGGCATGAATGTCAGTGTTGTGAATAAGTCCCTCGGAGCTGAAGCACAACATACTACCTTAGAGGCCATCCAGATCTGCCGGTCCAAGCCAATCTCGACTAATCCCCATCCGCCTGTTGTCTGTTTCGCAAATTTCACCTCGCCGATTGTAGATAATAAGCAGGTGGACCTCCCATATCCTATCGAGGATAACCTCTCCCTGATTATCCCGCCGGGATTCATTACAACCGACCTTGCCGATGCCAATACCCAGTTGTATTTCAACCTGACATTCAATCATTACGACACAGATAACGTGACTTTATTCCCGGAGAATGGGTATCTGAATAATACAGGGAGCGGGCCGTTTGAATATACGTATGACCCGAAAAACATCACCCTGCCAAAACTGCAGGATGGCGTGCTGGAGGTGTCGGTATGGTAAACGAGCACGGCCAGCTCTACACGATCGAGGGTGTTGCCGCAGCACTCATCATGCTCTTCTCGGCATATCTCGTTCTCGGGGCAACTTCCGTTTACACGCCCGGGGACACCCATATCAGCGATATGCAGCTCGAACAGCTGGGAACCGATGCGTTAAGGATGATGAATACGCCGGTGAACGGTTCGTCTTCCACGAGTCCGCTTCAGGACATCCTTTATTATAACGGGGTGCAGGGACAGTTCGACGGTACCGGATTTAACACGCTTTTTTTAAATTACGTGAATAACCAGACCGGCTCGAAGATCGATAATGCCCCAAACGGGCTTCACTACAATGCAACGGTTTCGTATTACAATATCGCGAACAAGACAACCGGGACTCTCCCGCTCTCTACAAACCGTAATCTCACCGGGGGGGAGCATCCCGTGAGGGTAACCGAATGGGTGATAGTGAATAAAACATTTCCGGGGGGCGGGGGAACCGATTTCAAACCCCGTGCCGTTTTGGTGGAGGTACTCTTATGGCGGGATTAAACGATGATGCACAGTGGATCGTCCTGATGGGATTTGTCGTGAGTTTCAGCCTGTTTTTCCTTGCGATGCTCCTCAACCAGTCGACCCTGGTCGGCCAGACAACAGCGGAAGGTGTGCTGGATTTCCCAAAAAACGATATCCGGGATGTAAAGAATGTCATTACAGAGTCCTCACAGTATTCTAGTGATCCATCCAAAATTGCCATCCTTCAAGAGGACATTAAATCATTGGCACTCAGTCGGAAAGGGGCTGTGGTAACGTATACTATAATTCCCACATCCAACTCAACCGATTCACATAAGCATATTTCAATCCACTACAACAACGGGGTGACGGAGTACAATGAGTACTGGACATCGCTCTGAAGATTGCCGTGAGAACGGAGTGACGGGGATGATCGAATACGTGATCGTGAGCGGCATCCTTCTCCTGCTCTTCATGGTCATGCTCCTTATGGTAAATGCAAACTTCATGCAGGGACCGTCAGAGACGCTCCAGTATACTGCCTTTACCGATATCGGCAACGGGATCTCGACACGGATTGTCGATATCTATAGTATCGCCCCGACAAACGGAACCATATCCACTGCATTCGATATCCCGGACGAAGTCGCACAGCAGGATTATACCGTGGAGATCCACCAGGGTGCGACCGCTGCGGATCAGTACGCCAGGGTTTACCGTGGCATCATCGCGAGCAACATCAGTCTTGGCGGGATCAGCGCAACGCGGAGTGTATCCGGGAACACGACAGGACAGGGTATGAACAGAATACGTTACGATTCTACGGGATTCGGGACGTGAGAATGAACAACATTGCGTGGAATTGTGAGGGGGATTAACGTGATCATGTACCATCCGGGGGAGTGCTAAAAACCATGCAGGCGGTCAGGACTACCAAAAGAAGGAACGAGCATGCAGTATCCGAGGCCATCGGGTTTATTCTCATTTTTGGGATTATCATTTCAGGGATCGGACTGGTAACTCTGTACGGGTACCCGATACTGATCCAGCAGCAGACAAATGCAGACGAGCAGATCATGGAAAAAAACCTGATCGTGCTGCAGAACGATGTCAAGAGCCTGGCGTACAAGACGGTCCCCTATAAGGAGACGTCACTGAAGATAGGGGGCGGGA contains the following coding sequences:
- the hisG gene encoding ATP phosphoribosyltransferase, producing the protein MITLALPKGSLEAQTLQLFKEADLEVRRTDRDYNPAIADSRIGKVKILRPQEIPTYVDKGYFDLGISGLDWVRETKSDVVEVAALTYSKTGEGNVKIVIAVHRDEPINDASEIRPGSKVTTEYPELTKQFFEEKKIPVQLFHSFGASEAKVPDLMDVVVDLTETGTTLRKNGLKIIGQIMESHTVIIANRAAWADPEKRREIEEIKSLLFGVLEARHKVLLTMNVPTAALEKIVAALPAMKKPTVSRLHGIEYYSVQTVVQKGSVNELIPKLKRCGAEDILEIPIAKIVA
- a CDS encoding DUF7288 family protein, with amino-acid sequence MVNEHGQLYTIEGVAAALIMLFSAYLVLGATSVYTPGDTHISDMQLEQLGTDALRMMNTPVNGSSSTSPLQDILYYNGVQGQFDGTGFNTLFLNYVNNQTGSKIDNAPNGLHYNATVSYYNIANKTTGTLPLSTNRNLTGGEHPVRVTEWVIVNKTFPGGGGTDFKPRAVLVEVLLWRD
- a CDS encoding PepSY domain-containing protein, whose product is MHLAILVVAVVSLAVTGGIGVLWLLNPSGQPHTVDVNGTGPVNEGFRQVFTSPGEDHFSLEEADSVVAVSPEQANASRQHYPVYYVRGRNVNNSGYAEQWILGIREGQNVTLMTYDRTGAGSVPWQGDKLPDQEIDLAGIVSPGDVMKIVHSGNQTLTGDAELEISRGIYTVTGPSGSHPREYSINATTGDVIATHD